A genomic stretch from Natronomonas gomsonensis includes:
- a CDS encoding type II secretion system F family protein translates to MSLIARLARLSPRTAAPKAFLDIAPLLDEDPHLLAAAADGAGIVAGSVVAVLAVVTMSPALFVVAVGVGIGTTAGCRTAVRMIGSARRSRALGAAPALVSRAVLRIRVAPTVEGAAAFAAETDGRLGDHLEEHVRRARGTPHSGLGAFAAMWRDTFPALHRAVTLVDAAADSPEGERTRALDRAMDAALDGTRERAADAADSLRGPATALYAFGVLLPLALVGVLPAAGAAGLEATIPAIVVIYDLLLPLGLCCAGGWLLANRPVAFPPARVGPDHPDVPNRRWRPVVAGGVVAVCSALAVSVVLPTWSVPFAGVGLGVGVALVVAYRPVVAVRERTDELEAALPDAMYFVGRRVVDGVSVERAVADAADELDGVARETFAAAARRQRQLRVGVEAAFNGDHGALGSVPSERTAGAAELLGIAAREGRPAGRALVETADHLTDLRRVEATARRDLARVTSTLGNTAAFFGPLVGGTTVALADSVGTAPTLDGSVPETAPLAVAVGVYVLLLAAVLTALSTGLVRGLDRATIGYRVGAALCAATVTYLAAFRAAATVTGGL, encoded by the coding sequence ATGTCTCTGATAGCCCGACTCGCCCGTCTGTCGCCGCGGACGGCGGCACCGAAGGCGTTCCTCGACATCGCGCCGCTGCTCGACGAGGACCCGCATCTGCTGGCCGCCGCCGCCGACGGTGCGGGCATCGTCGCCGGTTCAGTGGTCGCCGTCCTCGCCGTCGTTACGATGTCGCCGGCGCTGTTCGTCGTCGCAGTCGGTGTCGGCATCGGAACGACTGCCGGATGCCGGACGGCCGTTCGAATGATTGGGAGTGCCCGCCGAAGTCGCGCACTCGGCGCGGCACCGGCGCTCGTCAGCCGTGCCGTACTGCGTATTCGCGTCGCACCGACGGTCGAAGGCGCCGCCGCCTTCGCCGCCGAGACCGACGGCCGCCTCGGCGACCACCTCGAAGAGCACGTTCGACGAGCGCGCGGGACGCCGCACTCGGGGCTTGGAGCGTTCGCCGCGATGTGGCGTGATACGTTCCCGGCGCTTCATCGGGCAGTGACGCTCGTCGACGCCGCCGCCGATTCTCCCGAGGGTGAGCGCACGCGGGCCCTCGACCGGGCGATGGACGCCGCCCTTGACGGAACGCGGGAGCGGGCGGCCGACGCCGCCGACTCGCTCCGCGGCCCCGCGACGGCGCTGTACGCCTTCGGCGTCCTCCTGCCGCTCGCACTCGTCGGTGTACTCCCCGCCGCTGGTGCGGCCGGACTCGAAGCCACGATACCCGCCATAGTCGTGATTTACGACTTGCTGTTGCCACTCGGACTGTGCTGTGCCGGCGGCTGGCTGCTCGCCAACCGCCCGGTCGCCTTTCCGCCCGCCCGCGTCGGACCGGACCACCCGGACGTGCCGAACCGGCGCTGGCGACCGGTCGTCGCCGGCGGAGTCGTCGCCGTCTGCTCGGCACTCGCTGTGTCGGTCGTTCTCCCGACGTGGAGCGTCCCGTTCGCCGGCGTCGGCCTCGGCGTCGGCGTCGCTCTCGTCGTCGCGTACCGTCCCGTGGTCGCCGTCCGCGAACGCACCGACGAACTCGAAGCGGCACTCCCGGATGCGATGTACTTCGTCGGCCGCCGAGTGGTCGATGGCGTCTCCGTCGAGCGAGCGGTCGCCGACGCCGCGGACGAACTCGACGGCGTCGCCCGCGAGACGTTCGCGGCCGCCGCCCGACGCCAACGGCAACTCCGTGTCGGCGTCGAAGCCGCGTTCAACGGCGACCACGGCGCGTTGGGTTCGGTCCCGAGTGAGCGCACGGCGGGTGCAGCCGAGTTGCTCGGAATCGCAGCACGGGAGGGGCGACCGGCCGGTCGGGCGCTGGTCGAAACCGCCGACCACCTCACCGACCTCCGACGCGTCGAAGCGACTGCTCGCCGCGACCTCGCTCGGGTCACGTCGACGCTCGGCAACACGGCCGCGTTTTTCGGCCCGCTCGTCGGGGGGACGACCGTCGCTCTCGCCGACAGCGTCGGGACGGCTCCGACGCTCGACGGTTCGGTGCCCGAAACCGCGCCGCTTGCCGTCGCTGTCGGTGTCTACGTCCTCCTGCTCGCGGCCGTTCTCACAGCGCTGTCGACCGGTCTCGTTCGTGGCCTCGACCGGGCAACCATCGGCTATCGGGTCGGGGCCGCGCTGTGTGCAGCGACGGTGACGTACCTCGCGGCGTTCCGTGCCGCCGCGACCGTCACCGGAGGTTTATAA
- a CDS encoding DUF7286 family protein, with protein sequence MNDRARVPFALVGVLLVVSSVTLTATVGHHRPVSTPAVDRAMEGATAESVTELRAAADDAATAAAAGPVTRPANTTAGRALNDSHPFRDGLRLRLYLRAAARLETVSFRRGDVVATASLPPVNATTDGYREAIERVRLSSTGTDNAAIRVEVDGLTFTATRNDDPVSTVERSPSFVVANPALSLHDRTERFERRANAAVTEPGLGRRLTARLYPIAWTRGYAQYGGAPISSVLGTRHVELATNDALLAEQQAAFGTTDPGGEHGIAAAGRRVATTDLLSAAGGENAWTDAVLEGADDLGPNPPAERPVGTWRGSPPANPTVEVGVNGSADHAYADVVGIGTSGNVSGLIERAHTVEARVATEVESRSGRHEPTPPGSGWQRVATSTDHRVALEEIGGRPPRSDGWSTRNGSVFDAQVTATTTRTWRRDNETTTTRTVSEWSTRVGVAVQARTMPIEGVPTGNLDGVLEDATRRASADALQAADGLRTAARDAAVGAPPSVKTAATAPATVERSTLVEDLRPLRERTRNVTVSVPARAVGAGRANPPSKLRSALRQRRPSLRGPNATDARGRTRLAVRAAYLERLDTHLDSRADTHDRTNEGITDAISRGIDPRRLDGALAAHRERNRPASERLVDPAGNLSISVDAAPSYLPTSEVSRDRIDVRGGGSVYPLKTRNVNVFASPHDTVAESVVDRIPFLGTDRVALSTAAGTLAAMGNDTAPAERRALDAEVEAASAYVRGELVAAMVKEGVPEGEAESALRSDAPTATEALLLANRSAIDRAVKAVDTANRDRLRVRLNRRLAVALRDERARPRRAPASEAGEAARKAYRKALTDVVANGTQGATEQARKRALGKRLGALPAGLPIAPVPGYWYATGNVWTVSVGGTYERFTVRANRGDARAPVTYLRDGRTVRLRHDGESRRLGTAERISFRTETVVVVVVPPGKRGVGDTDGVVDERSPGWPP encoded by the coding sequence GTGAACGACAGAGCACGAGTCCCGTTCGCGCTCGTTGGCGTCCTGCTCGTCGTCTCAAGCGTCACGCTGACGGCGACGGTCGGACACCACCGACCCGTCTCGACCCCCGCGGTCGACCGGGCGATGGAGGGCGCAACTGCTGAATCGGTGACCGAACTCCGCGCTGCCGCCGACGATGCGGCGACCGCCGCCGCGGCCGGACCGGTAACGCGACCGGCGAACACGACGGCCGGTCGGGCGTTGAACGACAGCCACCCGTTCCGGGATGGGCTTCGCTTGCGGTTGTATCTGCGTGCGGCGGCCCGCCTCGAAACCGTCTCGTTCCGCCGCGGCGACGTCGTGGCGACCGCGTCACTCCCGCCGGTGAACGCGACCACTGACGGCTACCGTGAGGCAATCGAGCGAGTTCGGCTCTCCTCAACGGGGACGGATAACGCTGCGATTCGCGTCGAAGTAGATGGCCTCACATTCACGGCGACCCGAAACGATGACCCGGTATCGACGGTGGAGCGGTCACCGTCGTTCGTCGTCGCCAATCCCGCGCTGTCGCTCCACGACCGGACCGAGCGCTTCGAGCGCCGGGCGAACGCCGCCGTCACCGAACCGGGACTCGGCCGCCGATTGACGGCACGGCTCTACCCTATCGCGTGGACTCGCGGGTACGCACAGTACGGCGGCGCGCCGATTTCGTCGGTTCTCGGCACACGACACGTGGAACTCGCGACCAACGACGCATTGCTCGCCGAACAGCAGGCCGCCTTCGGCACGACGGACCCCGGGGGCGAGCACGGTATCGCCGCGGCCGGCCGACGCGTCGCGACTACCGACCTGCTTTCCGCCGCCGGTGGCGAGAACGCGTGGACGGACGCGGTGTTGGAGGGCGCCGACGACCTCGGGCCGAACCCACCTGCGGAGCGACCAGTCGGCACGTGGCGTGGGTCGCCGCCCGCGAACCCGACGGTCGAAGTCGGCGTCAACGGCTCCGCGGACCACGCCTACGCCGACGTCGTCGGCATCGGCACGTCCGGAAACGTTTCGGGCCTCATCGAGCGTGCCCACACGGTGGAGGCGAGAGTCGCGACGGAAGTGGAGTCTCGGAGCGGTCGGCACGAACCAACCCCGCCCGGCAGCGGATGGCAGCGCGTCGCCACGTCGACGGACCACCGCGTCGCGCTCGAAGAAATCGGCGGCCGTCCGCCCCGCTCTGATGGGTGGTCGACGCGAAACGGCTCGGTGTTCGACGCCCAGGTAACGGCGACGACGACGCGAACGTGGCGGCGGGACAACGAGACGACCACGACACGAACTGTCTCCGAGTGGTCGACCCGCGTCGGTGTCGCGGTTCAAGCCCGTACCATGCCAATCGAGGGAGTCCCGACCGGCAACCTCGACGGCGTCTTGGAAGATGCGACCCGTCGGGCGAGTGCCGACGCACTGCAAGCGGCCGACGGCCTCCGCACCGCCGCCAGGGACGCCGCAGTCGGAGCGCCGCCTTCGGTGAAAACGGCGGCGACAGCGCCTGCGACGGTAGAGCGGTCGACGCTCGTCGAAGACCTCCGGCCGCTCCGTGAGCGCACCCGAAACGTCACCGTCTCGGTCCCAGCACGGGCGGTGGGCGCGGGGCGGGCGAACCCGCCGTCGAAGCTCCGGTCGGCACTCCGACAGCGACGGCCGAGCCTACGCGGTCCGAACGCGACGGACGCTCGGGGGCGAACCCGTCTCGCGGTCAGAGCCGCGTATCTCGAACGTCTCGACACCCATCTCGATTCGCGCGCCGACACCCACGACCGAACGAACGAGGGCATCACGGACGCCATCAGCCGCGGAATCGATCCCCGTAGACTCGACGGGGCGCTCGCGGCCCATCGGGAACGGAATCGGCCGGCCTCCGAGCGCCTCGTCGACCCGGCGGGGAACCTCTCGATATCGGTCGACGCGGCGCCGTCGTATCTTCCCACGAGCGAGGTGTCTCGGGACCGAATCGACGTACGCGGCGGCGGCTCGGTGTACCCGCTCAAGACCAGAAACGTCAACGTCTTCGCCTCACCGCACGACACGGTCGCGGAATCCGTCGTCGACCGAATCCCGTTTCTCGGGACCGACCGCGTCGCCCTCTCGACGGCTGCGGGAACGCTCGCCGCGATGGGCAACGACACGGCGCCGGCAGAGCGGCGAGCACTCGACGCCGAAGTCGAGGCGGCGTCGGCGTACGTCCGCGGCGAACTCGTCGCGGCTATGGTCAAGGAAGGCGTCCCCGAGGGCGAGGCGGAATCAGCGCTTCGAAGCGATGCCCCGACGGCGACCGAAGCCCTGCTGTTGGCAAACAGGTCGGCAATCGACCGAGCAGTCAAGGCGGTCGACACCGCAAATCGTGACCGACTCCGTGTTCGACTGAACCGCCGGCTTGCGGTGGCCCTCCGCGACGAACGGGCCCGACCGAGGCGAGCGCCCGCGAGCGAGGCAGGGGAGGCGGCTCGCAAGGCCTACCGGAAGGCGCTCACCGATGTCGTCGCGAACGGCACCCAAGGCGCAACCGAGCAGGCCCGAAAACGCGCGCTCGGCAAGCGTCTCGGCGCGCTCCCGGCGGGTCTTCCCATCGCCCCCGTCCCCGGCTACTGGTACGCCACCGGGAACGTCTGGACCGTCTCCGTCGGCGGAACCTACGAGCGCTTTACCGTCCGGGCGAACCGCGGTGATGCGAGGGCACCGGTCACGTACCTCCGCGACGGCCGGACGGTGCGGCTTCGTCACGACGGCGAGTCCCGCCGCCTCGGAACCGCCGAACGAATATCGTTCAGAACCGAGACGGTCGTGGTGGTCGTCGTGCCACCGGGGAAACGCGGCGTCGGGGACACCGACGGCGTGGTCGACGAGCGGTCACCGGGGTGGCCGCCGTGA
- a CDS encoding DUF7311 family protein: protein MLAVAVATALFGVSLPVAERVERDRNAELATDELSSLAHEAESLAAGNAALEAGRTPAGTTVVVDPPDPTLTDGGRLVVENDRLLWAPRSGRNRTVESAVPIRVETPLVLTDRTRLRLSLVSASRMVVIRVRRARVQKRSRDQTPRVRGTPVDRRRLSV, encoded by the coding sequence GTGTTGGCGGTAGCGGTGGCGACCGCACTCTTCGGCGTGAGCCTCCCCGTCGCCGAGCGGGTCGAACGCGACCGCAACGCCGAACTCGCAACGGACGAGTTGTCGTCGCTGGCCCACGAGGCGGAGTCTCTCGCCGCCGGCAACGCCGCTCTCGAAGCCGGTCGAACACCTGCCGGTACCACCGTCGTCGTCGACCCACCCGACCCGACGCTCACCGACGGCGGCCGACTCGTCGTCGAAAACGACCGTCTCCTGTGGGCACCACGGAGTGGCCGGAACCGGACGGTCGAAAGCGCGGTGCCGATTCGGGTCGAAACGCCGCTCGTCCTTACGGACCGGACGCGGCTCAGACTGTCGCTGGTTTCGGCCAGCCGGATGGTGGTCATCCGAGTTCGGCGGGCGAGGGTTCAAAAGCGAAGCCGAGACCAGACACCCCGTGTTCGAGGAACTCCTGTCGACCGACGCCGACTGTCGGTGTGA
- a CDS encoding DUF7284 family protein yields the protein MARGVSTVLDVSLCLLLVGVAVTTLFVGVPVEDEEPAVRADSTARTVATATATVPSGLGHATHDTLAGHLGAAAVLDSSIDGDWMTDSKYPGSVREAVASSTSRRVFVTARWEPYPGAPLSGGVSVGDRPPRDASVAVTRLTTDSGVRQPTDATTFEDLSRELASAYVSWLFPPERTRALLVDARTAPAVSTRYRRAGDGLAVDVRPAVTDARVRRGNNVLTEALAARLRRDLRERYDSPAAARGNVTTGSVDITVRRWEP from the coding sequence GTGGCCCGTGGCGTGAGCACCGTCCTCGACGTTTCGCTCTGTCTCCTGCTCGTCGGTGTCGCCGTCACGACGCTGTTCGTCGGCGTCCCAGTCGAGGACGAAGAGCCCGCTGTGCGCGCCGATTCGACCGCCCGGACCGTCGCGACGGCCACCGCGACGGTTCCGAGCGGCCTCGGCCATGCGACCCACGACACCCTCGCGGGTCATCTCGGGGCCGCCGCTGTACTCGACAGCAGCATCGATGGGGACTGGATGACAGACTCGAAGTATCCCGGTTCGGTTCGGGAAGCGGTCGCCTCCTCGACCAGCCGGCGGGTGTTCGTCACGGCGCGGTGGGAACCGTACCCCGGTGCCCCGCTTTCCGGCGGCGTCTCGGTCGGCGACCGGCCCCCTCGCGACGCGTCCGTCGCCGTCACGAGACTAACCACCGACAGCGGCGTTCGCCAGCCGACCGACGCTACGACGTTCGAAGACCTGTCTCGTGAACTCGCTTCGGCGTACGTTTCGTGGCTGTTTCCGCCCGAGCGGACGCGAGCACTGCTCGTCGATGCCCGAACCGCACCCGCGGTTTCGACCCGGTATCGTCGAGCAGGCGACGGCCTCGCTGTCGACGTTCGTCCGGCCGTAACCGACGCTCGGGTCCGGCGTGGGAACAATGTGCTTACAGAGGCTCTCGCGGCGCGATTACGCCGGGACCTCCGTGAGCGGTACGACTCGCCCGCGGCCGCTCGCGGAAACGTCACGACTGGATCCGTCGACATCACCGTCAGGCGGTGGGAACCGTGA
- a CDS encoding DUF7285 family protein encodes MSFWSGRAQVEPLAALAAVLAVCIGLTLYAGTVEAALASLSPDRAVAPTAADRLVTTASSFGSVVVPLGQNASNARPAGYELNATVAADGSAWTAGPTPPDESECARRRVSVRTDPATIHPGTLEVCVWPVA; translated from the coding sequence ATGTCGTTCTGGTCGGGTAGAGCACAGGTCGAACCGCTGGCGGCGCTGGCCGCGGTGTTGGCCGTCTGTATCGGTTTGACGCTGTACGCCGGTACCGTCGAGGCGGCGTTGGCGTCGCTGTCGCCGGACCGAGCGGTCGCGCCGACGGCTGCCGACCGACTCGTCACGACGGCGTCGTCGTTCGGTTCGGTGGTGGTTCCGCTCGGTCAAAACGCGTCGAACGCTCGGCCGGCCGGCTACGAGCTGAACGCGACCGTGGCCGCCGATGGGTCCGCATGGACTGCCGGCCCGACCCCGCCGGACGAAAGCGAGTGCGCCCGGAGACGAGTCAGCGTCCGTACCGACCCTGCGACCATCCATCCCGGTACTCTGGAGGTGTGCGTGTGGCCCGTGGCGTGA
- a CDS encoding ATPase, T2SS/T4P/T4SS family, whose translation MFEELLSTDADCRCEATFEGDRLLLDSSACSGEGRLASAPACRATAIEALRDRDVESVRTRSAGFERTYEDGAAGLLVAAGRFSDAAAFHDDALAERTRSDPLGAARVATGRGDPLARLAAETGLEAFVGCDYETALRPHIGPALARSRIATRPPAEATLQDRYELDTGAVVRRYETAGLATYHLTPVEHRLDAAATATLAKAHERLASGAVSGGERAPSRAVRSVAEDGQPAETLASVLEKHTRGLGVLEDCFADAAVTDVFATAPVADNPLRVRRDGETLQTNVRLTEDGVESLASRFRRSSGRAFSRASPTLAATTDADGRRIRVAGVTRPVSEGVGFTFRAHDESAFRLPDLVENGTLAPRTAAFLSVAVERGAAVLLAGARGAGKTTLLGALLWEIPESVRTVAIEDTPELPIEELQSGGRDVQALRVETGDGTSIDPTQALRTALRLGDGALVVGEVRGEEATVLYEAMRVGAADGAVLGTIHGGGGESVRERVVTDLGVPETAFADTDLVVTLEAFDDGDGRTRRLRDIEAVQRSPAGVTFESLTDGSGRFAPGEASTLSTLAGPTETPEDVRNDIEARADALSGRCL comes from the coding sequence GTGTTCGAGGAACTCCTGTCGACCGACGCCGACTGTCGGTGTGAAGCGACCTTCGAGGGTGACCGACTCCTCCTCGATAGTTCGGCCTGCTCCGGCGAGGGGCGTCTCGCTTCGGCTCCGGCCTGCCGAGCCACGGCAATCGAGGCCCTCCGTGACCGAGATGTCGAGTCGGTTCGAACGCGGTCGGCCGGCTTCGAGCGGACCTACGAGGACGGTGCCGCGGGACTGTTGGTCGCCGCAGGCCGATTTAGCGACGCGGCGGCGTTTCACGACGACGCACTCGCCGAACGCACACGCAGTGACCCCCTCGGTGCCGCACGCGTCGCAACTGGCCGGGGCGACCCACTCGCCCGCCTCGCCGCCGAAACCGGTCTCGAAGCGTTCGTGGGTTGTGACTACGAGACGGCGCTCCGGCCACACATCGGGCCGGCGCTCGCGCGCTCGCGAATCGCGACGCGTCCGCCCGCCGAGGCGACCCTGCAGGACCGGTACGAACTCGACACCGGTGCCGTCGTCCGCCGCTACGAGACTGCTGGGTTGGCGACGTATCACCTCACTCCAGTCGAACACCGTCTCGATGCGGCGGCGACGGCGACGCTCGCGAAAGCCCACGAACGCCTCGCGAGCGGTGCGGTCTCCGGCGGCGAGCGAGCGCCGTCGCGGGCGGTCCGGTCGGTCGCCGAGGACGGCCAACCGGCCGAGACGCTCGCGTCGGTGTTGGAGAAGCACACCCGAGGACTCGGCGTTCTCGAGGACTGTTTCGCGGACGCGGCGGTCACCGACGTGTTCGCGACCGCGCCGGTCGCGGACAACCCGCTCCGCGTGCGTCGTGACGGCGAAACGCTGCAGACGAACGTCAGACTGACCGAGGACGGCGTCGAGTCACTCGCTTCCCGGTTTCGGCGCTCCAGCGGCCGCGCCTTTTCGCGTGCGAGCCCGACGCTCGCAGCGACCACCGACGCCGACGGCCGCAGGATTCGCGTCGCGGGCGTCACCCGGCCAGTCAGCGAGGGCGTCGGGTTCACCTTCCGTGCCCACGACGAATCCGCCTTCCGCCTCCCGGACCTCGTCGAGAACGGGACGCTCGCTCCGAGGACCGCGGCCTTTCTCTCGGTGGCCGTCGAACGCGGGGCTGCCGTCCTGTTGGCCGGCGCTCGCGGGGCCGGCAAGACGACCCTGCTCGGCGCGCTACTGTGGGAAATCCCCGAAAGCGTTCGTACCGTTGCCATCGAGGATACGCCCGAACTCCCCATCGAGGAGTTACAGTCGGGCGGACGCGACGTGCAGGCTCTCAGGGTGGAAACTGGTGATGGCACGTCCATCGACCCAACCCAAGCGCTCCGGACAGCGCTCCGATTGGGCGATGGCGCCCTCGTCGTCGGCGAGGTTCGTGGCGAGGAGGCGACGGTACTGTACGAGGCGATGCGCGTGGGCGCGGCCGACGGCGCCGTCCTCGGAACGATTCACGGCGGCGGTGGTGAGTCGGTCCGCGAGCGGGTCGTGACCGACCTCGGCGTCCCCGAGACGGCGTTCGCCGACACGGACCTCGTCGTCACGCTCGAAGCCTTCGACGACGGCGACGGCCGAACCCGCCGACTCCGTGACATCGAGGCGGTCCAACGCAGTCCTGCTGGCGTCACCTTCGAGTCGCTCACGGACGGAAGCGGTCGGTTCGCTCCTGGCGAGGCGTCGACGCTCTCCACGCTGGCCGGACCGACAGAAACGCCCGAAGACGTTCGAAACGACATCGAAGCACGTGCGGACGCCCTCTCCGGTCGATGTCTCTGA
- a CDS encoding DUF7283 family protein, with protein sequence MFDVPLDAWYVWVGLAVASGSVFGVASAIPAAAPPEATEAAETVDSVAASDYAAVGDHPVPNADAARIGAQSLSLRGSGGTTHARFRYGPITPARGSERLHDVLEGAPPESHFDSPTAFKRATNAARSDAPTWRNVDRISVRRVSWEGVDVVLVG encoded by the coding sequence ATGTTTGACGTTCCCCTCGATGCGTGGTACGTCTGGGTCGGCCTCGCCGTCGCCAGTGGCTCGGTGTTCGGTGTCGCCAGCGCGATTCCGGCCGCGGCGCCCCCCGAAGCGACCGAAGCAGCGGAGACGGTAGACAGCGTCGCGGCGAGCGACTACGCCGCCGTCGGCGACCACCCGGTTCCGAACGCCGACGCCGCCCGTATCGGCGCCCAATCGCTGTCGCTCCGCGGTTCGGGTGGGACGACACACGCCCGGTTCCGGTACGGACCCATAACGCCGGCCCGAGGGTCCGAGCGCCTTCACGACGTGTTGGAGGGAGCGCCTCCGGAATCGCACTTCGACTCGCCGACGGCCTTCAAGCGCGCCACAAACGCGGCCCGGAGCGACGCCCCGACGTGGCGAAACGTCGACCGAATCAGCGTTCGGCGAGTCTCCTGGGAGGGTGTCGATGTCGTTCTGGTCGGGTAG